Proteins from a genomic interval of Scomber scombrus chromosome 11, fScoSco1.1, whole genome shotgun sequence:
- the toe1 gene encoding target of EGR1 protein 1 isoform X2: MASSLVVPVINVHKDNFKELWPAMVIAIKTSSFVALDTELSGLGNRKSLLAESIEDRFKAICHAARSRSILSLGIACYKKLDNKPADTYMVQVYNLTLLCSEEYIIEPQSVQFLVQHGFDFNKQYAQGIPYCKGNNKGGSDNHGVHIRALFTELLRARKPLVLHNGLIDIAFLYQSFYAHLPERLATFTADLSEMFPAGIYDTKYVTEFELRLTASYLEYAYKKCKLDNGRSVTSGGVGPHVHVEFCQYVGQMSSYVDYRVCPDVVSAEGKTDICQRFSAFGWCLNGSQCPLSHDTDLIILQDEKGKQDKKRKRKRNREKRSAGEVAEDSSIFDNAPENKIPHMEVDPEETGDGQKETTAEPCEEGKQNEGENMKTESEGNGVCEHNTDSTNSATTAVINDDTKTDNGVENTAGKMMIEKCSDPTTKTESEKKADSGTHRAGFDAFMTAYIFAYSCSNFKKDGADDSAEEKEQTWLPTALNKVYLSGKAAPLNVVKSTFSKSSKAHMQKMEMVWGKGV, from the exons ATGGCATCTTCACTGGTAGTTCCTGTCATTAATGTTCATAAAGATAATTTCAAAGAGCTTTGGCCTGCTATGGTTATAGCTATTAAAACGTCCTCCTTCGTTGCACTTGACACG GAGCTGAGTGGTCTTGGGAACAGGAAATCCTTGCTGGCAGA GTCTATAGAGGACAGATTTAAAGCTATATGCCATGCAGCTCGCTCTCGCTCCATCCTCTCTCTGGGAATCGCCTGCTACAAGAAACTGGACAACAAG CCGGCAGACACGTACATGGTCCAGGTGTACAACCTCACCCTGCTGTGTTCAGAGGAGTACATCATAGAGCCTCAGTCAGTCCAGTTTCTGGTACAGCACGGATTTGATTTCAACAAGCAGTACGCCCAAGGAATCCCTTACTGCAAGGGCAACAACAAG GGAGGATCAGACAACCACGGTGTCCACATCCGGGCGTTGTTCACCGAACTGCTGCGGGCCAGGAAACCCCTGGTGCTCCACAACGGCCTCATCGACATCGCCTTCCTATACCAG AGTTTTTACGCTCATTTGCCCGAGCGCTTGGCCACCTTCACAGCCGACCTGTCTGAGATGTTTCCTGCCGGCATCTACGATACCAAATACGTCACTGAATTTGAGCTCCGGCTTACTGCCTCCTATCTGGAGTATGCCTACAAGAAATG TAAGCTGGATAACGGTCGCAGTGTGACCTCTGGAGGGGTCGGACCTCACGTTCATGTGGAGTTCTGTCAGTATGTCGGTCAGATGTCCAGCTATGTGGACTACAGGGTCTGTCCAGATGTGGTGTCTGCTGAGGGAAAGACTGACATCTGCCAGCGCTTCTCT gcATTTGGTTGGTGTCTTAATGGCAGTCAGTGTCCTCTGTCCCACGACACTGACCTCATCATCCTCCAAGATGAGAAAGGCAAGCAGgacaagaagagaaagagaaagagaaaccgAGAGAAGAGATCTGCGGGAGAGGTAGCGGAGGACTCCTCCATCTTTGACAACGCCCCCGAAAACAAAATACCACACATGGAAGTGGATCCAGAAGAAACAGGAGACGGACAGAAAGAGACGACCGCTGAGCCGTGTGAGGAGGGGAAACAGAATGAAggggaaaacatgaaaacagaaagcGAGGGGAACGGAGTGTGTGAGCACAACACAGACTCCACAAACTCTGCAACGACCGCCGTAATAAATGAcgacacaaaaacagacaacgGTGTAGAAAACACAGCAGGAAAGATGATGATAGAAAAGTGTAGCGATCCCACCACTAAGACTGAGAGTGAGAAGAAGGCCGACTCAGGGACGCACCGGGCCGGTTTTGACGCTTTCATGACAGCATACATCTTCGCCTACTCGTGCAGCAACTTCAAGAAGGACGGAGCGGATGATAGTgcagaggagaaggagcagaCGTGGCTCCCGACCGCTCTCAATAAGGTTTACCTCAGCGGCAAGGCGGCTCCTCTCAACGTGGTTAAAAGCACCTTCTCCAAGTCATCCAAGGCCCACATGCAGAAGATGGAGATGGTGTGGGGGAAGGGAGTGTAG
- the si:ch73-382f3.1 gene encoding THAP domain-containing protein 1 isoform X2, producing the protein MGGCSAPNCSNSTSIGKQLFRFPKDPVRKKKWVLNCRRDFEPTPHSRLCQDHFEQSQFEEIARSPAGGKKLKPNAIPTLFNVGDPPYAAITTPYILLPLKPEPEKELNFGDHGYARRTPLPGLEEEDTDRTAEEQQPCTQCQVLKKQLEQEMQHTARLQKEAEEMKKRLYRLDRIEKGLQNFLFEDQIRALSLTKRSRRAVWSPETIMKARKIRCAVGTKGYEYLRELGYPLPSYRTLCNRLETKIMVTTDMSCEELAELGLGLMATCDSPTEVVGDNDEEDLIGVLS; encoded by the exons ATGGGTGGCTGCTCCGCTCCGAACTGCTCCAACTCCACCAGCATAGGAAAGCAGCTGTTCAGGTTCCCCAAAGACCCTGTCCGCAAGAAGAAATGGGTGCTGAACTGTCGACGTGACTTTGAACCAACTCCTCACTCCAGACTCTGTCAG GACCATTTTGAGCAGAGCCAGTTTGAGGAGATAGCCAGGTCTCCAGCCGGGGGAAAGAAGCTGAAGCCCAACGCCATCCCGACTCTGTTTAATGTTGGAGATCCTCCGTACGCTGCGATCACTACTCCATACATCCTTCTGCCACTGAAACCTGAACCAG AGAAGGAGCTGAATTTCGGGGACCATGGGTATGCCAGACGCACCCCTCTGCCCggcctggaggaggaggacacgGACCGGACAGCTGAAGAACAGCAGCCCTGTACACAGTGTCAGGTCCTTAAGAAGCAGCTGGAGCAGGAGATGCAGCACACTGCCAGACTACAAAAAGAG gcagaggagatgaagaagcGTCTGTATCGGCTCGACCGGATCGAGAAGGGCCTCCAGAACTTTCTGTTTGAGGACCAGATTCGCGCCCTTTCCCTCACCAAGCGCTCCCGACGTGCCGTCTGGTCTCCAGAGACCATCATGAAGGCCCGGAAGATCCGCTGCGCTGTCGGCACCAAGGGTTACGAGTATCTGAGAGAGCTGGGATACCCGTTACCCTCCTACAGGACCTTGTGTAACCGCCTGGAGACTAAGATCATGGTGACGACAGACATGAGCTGCGAAGAGCTGGCAGAGCTGGGTCTGGGGCTCATGGCCACCTGCGACAGTCCGACAGAAGTTGTCGGGGACAATGATGAGGAAGACCTGATAGGTGTCTTGTCCTGA
- the tmem53 gene encoding transmembrane protein 53, whose protein sequence is MADDEIDYNIVFPDAGTSERHWQGTKEPVVILLGWAGCKDKHLSKYSSIYNEQGCVTIRYTAPLKTVFISESFGYKELSSTALKLLEILYDYEVENSPIFFHVFSNGGFMLYRYIAELLHNDKQFSSLCVIGALVDSAPGSGNVRGALRALTATLGPKISPLLRYVILALFAVTVFLLRIVLYPLTKYIHKNHYDAVQESPPTWPHFYLYSRADQVIRHRDIELFVEALKLKDVPVDSYDFVSTGHVSHFRDFPEQYTLKCRDFLVACMKESEGTEIKKRHRVQNQ, encoded by the exons ATGGCAGACGATGAAATAGATTACAACATCGTGTTTCCAGATGCAGGGACGTCTG agAGGCACTGGCAGGGGACAAAGGAGCCAGTTGTGATTCTGTTGGGATGGGCTGGCTGCAAAGACAAACACCTCTCCAAGTACAGCTCCATCTACAATGAACAG GGATGTGTCACCATCCGCTACACGGCTCCTTTGAAGACTGTCTTCATCTCCGAGTCGTTTGGCTACAAGGAGCTGAGCAGCACTGCCCTCAAGTTGCTAGAGATCCTCTACGACTATGAGGTGGAAAACAGTCCTATTTTCTTCCATGTATTCAGTAACGGTGGCTTCATGCTCTACCGGTACATTGCAGAGCTCTTGCACAATGACAAACAGTTCAGTTCCCTGTGTGTGATCGGGGCCCTTGTGGACAGCGCTCCCGGTAGTGGGAATGTCCGCGGGGCCCTGCGCGCACTGACAGCCACCCTGGGGCCAAAAATCAGTCCACTTTTAAGGTACGTCATCCTAGCGCTTTTTGCGGTGACTGTTTTCTTGCTGCGAATCGTGCTGTATCCGTTGACCAAGTACATCCACAAGAACCACTACGATGCCGTGCAGGAGAGTCCGCCAACCTGGCCTCATTTCTACCTTTACTCCAGAGCCGACCAGGTGATCAGGCACCGGGACATCGAGCTCTTCGTTGAGGCCCTGAAGCTAAAAGACGTCCCAGTGGACAGTTACGATTTTGTCTCCACCGGCCATGTCAGCCATTTCCGTGATTTCCCTGAGCAGTACACTCTCAAGTGCCGCGATTTCCTGGTGGCTTGCATGAAGGAATCAGAAGGGACAGAGATCAAGAAGAGACACCGGGTGCAGAATCAATGA
- the toe1 gene encoding target of EGR1 protein 1 isoform X1 yields the protein MASSLVVPVINVHKDNFKELWPAMVIAIKTSSFVALDTELSGLGNRKSLLAESICFRSIEDRFKAICHAARSRSILSLGIACYKKLDNKPADTYMVQVYNLTLLCSEEYIIEPQSVQFLVQHGFDFNKQYAQGIPYCKGNNKGGSDNHGVHIRALFTELLRARKPLVLHNGLIDIAFLYQSFYAHLPERLATFTADLSEMFPAGIYDTKYVTEFELRLTASYLEYAYKKCKLDNGRSVTSGGVGPHVHVEFCQYVGQMSSYVDYRVCPDVVSAEGKTDICQRFSAFGWCLNGSQCPLSHDTDLIILQDEKGKQDKKRKRKRNREKRSAGEVAEDSSIFDNAPENKIPHMEVDPEETGDGQKETTAEPCEEGKQNEGENMKTESEGNGVCEHNTDSTNSATTAVINDDTKTDNGVENTAGKMMIEKCSDPTTKTESEKKADSGTHRAGFDAFMTAYIFAYSCSNFKKDGADDSAEEKEQTWLPTALNKVYLSGKAAPLNVVKSTFSKSSKAHMQKMEMVWGKGV from the exons ATGGCATCTTCACTGGTAGTTCCTGTCATTAATGTTCATAAAGATAATTTCAAAGAGCTTTGGCCTGCTATGGTTATAGCTATTAAAACGTCCTCCTTCGTTGCACTTGACACG GAGCTGAGTGGTCTTGGGAACAGGAAATCCTTGCTGGCAGA GTCTATATGTTTCAGGTCTATAGAGGACAGATTTAAAGCTATATGCCATGCAGCTCGCTCTCGCTCCATCCTCTCTCTGGGAATCGCCTGCTACAAGAAACTGGACAACAAG CCGGCAGACACGTACATGGTCCAGGTGTACAACCTCACCCTGCTGTGTTCAGAGGAGTACATCATAGAGCCTCAGTCAGTCCAGTTTCTGGTACAGCACGGATTTGATTTCAACAAGCAGTACGCCCAAGGAATCCCTTACTGCAAGGGCAACAACAAG GGAGGATCAGACAACCACGGTGTCCACATCCGGGCGTTGTTCACCGAACTGCTGCGGGCCAGGAAACCCCTGGTGCTCCACAACGGCCTCATCGACATCGCCTTCCTATACCAG AGTTTTTACGCTCATTTGCCCGAGCGCTTGGCCACCTTCACAGCCGACCTGTCTGAGATGTTTCCTGCCGGCATCTACGATACCAAATACGTCACTGAATTTGAGCTCCGGCTTACTGCCTCCTATCTGGAGTATGCCTACAAGAAATG TAAGCTGGATAACGGTCGCAGTGTGACCTCTGGAGGGGTCGGACCTCACGTTCATGTGGAGTTCTGTCAGTATGTCGGTCAGATGTCCAGCTATGTGGACTACAGGGTCTGTCCAGATGTGGTGTCTGCTGAGGGAAAGACTGACATCTGCCAGCGCTTCTCT gcATTTGGTTGGTGTCTTAATGGCAGTCAGTGTCCTCTGTCCCACGACACTGACCTCATCATCCTCCAAGATGAGAAAGGCAAGCAGgacaagaagagaaagagaaagagaaaccgAGAGAAGAGATCTGCGGGAGAGGTAGCGGAGGACTCCTCCATCTTTGACAACGCCCCCGAAAACAAAATACCACACATGGAAGTGGATCCAGAAGAAACAGGAGACGGACAGAAAGAGACGACCGCTGAGCCGTGTGAGGAGGGGAAACAGAATGAAggggaaaacatgaaaacagaaagcGAGGGGAACGGAGTGTGTGAGCACAACACAGACTCCACAAACTCTGCAACGACCGCCGTAATAAATGAcgacacaaaaacagacaacgGTGTAGAAAACACAGCAGGAAAGATGATGATAGAAAAGTGTAGCGATCCCACCACTAAGACTGAGAGTGAGAAGAAGGCCGACTCAGGGACGCACCGGGCCGGTTTTGACGCTTTCATGACAGCATACATCTTCGCCTACTCGTGCAGCAACTTCAAGAAGGACGGAGCGGATGATAGTgcagaggagaaggagcagaCGTGGCTCCCGACCGCTCTCAATAAGGTTTACCTCAGCGGCAAGGCGGCTCCTCTCAACGTGGTTAAAAGCACCTTCTCCAAGTCATCCAAGGCCCACATGCAGAAGATGGAGATGGTGTGGGGGAAGGGAGTGTAG
- the si:ch73-382f3.1 gene encoding THAP domain-containing protein 1 B isoform X1 has protein sequence MGGCSAPNCSNSTSIGKQLFRFPKDPVRKKKWVLNCRRDFEPTPHSRLCQDHFEQSQFEEIARSPAGGKKLKPNAIPTLFNVGDPPYAAITTPYILLPLKPEPVEKELNFGDHGYARRTPLPGLEEEDTDRTAEEQQPCTQCQVLKKQLEQEMQHTARLQKEAEEMKKRLYRLDRIEKGLQNFLFEDQIRALSLTKRSRRAVWSPETIMKARKIRCAVGTKGYEYLRELGYPLPSYRTLCNRLETKIMVTTDMSCEELAELGLGLMATCDSPTEVVGDNDEEDLIGVLS, from the exons ATGGGTGGCTGCTCCGCTCCGAACTGCTCCAACTCCACCAGCATAGGAAAGCAGCTGTTCAGGTTCCCCAAAGACCCTGTCCGCAAGAAGAAATGGGTGCTGAACTGTCGACGTGACTTTGAACCAACTCCTCACTCCAGACTCTGTCAG GACCATTTTGAGCAGAGCCAGTTTGAGGAGATAGCCAGGTCTCCAGCCGGGGGAAAGAAGCTGAAGCCCAACGCCATCCCGACTCTGTTTAATGTTGGAGATCCTCCGTACGCTGCGATCACTACTCCATACATCCTTCTGCCACTGAAACCTGAACCAG TAGAGAAGGAGCTGAATTTCGGGGACCATGGGTATGCCAGACGCACCCCTCTGCCCggcctggaggaggaggacacgGACCGGACAGCTGAAGAACAGCAGCCCTGTACACAGTGTCAGGTCCTTAAGAAGCAGCTGGAGCAGGAGATGCAGCACACTGCCAGACTACAAAAAGAG gcagaggagatgaagaagcGTCTGTATCGGCTCGACCGGATCGAGAAGGGCCTCCAGAACTTTCTGTTTGAGGACCAGATTCGCGCCCTTTCCCTCACCAAGCGCTCCCGACGTGCCGTCTGGTCTCCAGAGACCATCATGAAGGCCCGGAAGATCCGCTGCGCTGTCGGCACCAAGGGTTACGAGTATCTGAGAGAGCTGGGATACCCGTTACCCTCCTACAGGACCTTGTGTAACCGCCTGGAGACTAAGATCATGGTGACGACAGACATGAGCTGCGAAGAGCTGGCAGAGCTGGGTCTGGGGCTCATGGCCACCTGCGACAGTCCGACAGAAGTTGTCGGGGACAATGATGAGGAAGACCTGATAGGTGTCTTGTCCTGA
- the toe1 gene encoding target of EGR1 protein 1 isoform X3 produces MIYNYRSYTHLCKKELSGLGNRKSLLAESIEDRFKAICHAARSRSILSLGIACYKKLDNKPADTYMVQVYNLTLLCSEEYIIEPQSVQFLVQHGFDFNKQYAQGIPYCKGNNKGGSDNHGVHIRALFTELLRARKPLVLHNGLIDIAFLYQSFYAHLPERLATFTADLSEMFPAGIYDTKYVTEFELRLTASYLEYAYKKCKLDNGRSVTSGGVGPHVHVEFCQYVGQMSSYVDYRVCPDVVSAEGKTDICQRFSAFGWCLNGSQCPLSHDTDLIILQDEKGKQDKKRKRKRNREKRSAGEVAEDSSIFDNAPENKIPHMEVDPEETGDGQKETTAEPCEEGKQNEGENMKTESEGNGVCEHNTDSTNSATTAVINDDTKTDNGVENTAGKMMIEKCSDPTTKTESEKKADSGTHRAGFDAFMTAYIFAYSCSNFKKDGADDSAEEKEQTWLPTALNKVYLSGKAAPLNVVKSTFSKSSKAHMQKMEMVWGKGV; encoded by the exons ATGATATACAACTACAGGTCATATACTCATCTTTGTAAAAAG GAGCTGAGTGGTCTTGGGAACAGGAAATCCTTGCTGGCAGA GTCTATAGAGGACAGATTTAAAGCTATATGCCATGCAGCTCGCTCTCGCTCCATCCTCTCTCTGGGAATCGCCTGCTACAAGAAACTGGACAACAAG CCGGCAGACACGTACATGGTCCAGGTGTACAACCTCACCCTGCTGTGTTCAGAGGAGTACATCATAGAGCCTCAGTCAGTCCAGTTTCTGGTACAGCACGGATTTGATTTCAACAAGCAGTACGCCCAAGGAATCCCTTACTGCAAGGGCAACAACAAG GGAGGATCAGACAACCACGGTGTCCACATCCGGGCGTTGTTCACCGAACTGCTGCGGGCCAGGAAACCCCTGGTGCTCCACAACGGCCTCATCGACATCGCCTTCCTATACCAG AGTTTTTACGCTCATTTGCCCGAGCGCTTGGCCACCTTCACAGCCGACCTGTCTGAGATGTTTCCTGCCGGCATCTACGATACCAAATACGTCACTGAATTTGAGCTCCGGCTTACTGCCTCCTATCTGGAGTATGCCTACAAGAAATG TAAGCTGGATAACGGTCGCAGTGTGACCTCTGGAGGGGTCGGACCTCACGTTCATGTGGAGTTCTGTCAGTATGTCGGTCAGATGTCCAGCTATGTGGACTACAGGGTCTGTCCAGATGTGGTGTCTGCTGAGGGAAAGACTGACATCTGCCAGCGCTTCTCT gcATTTGGTTGGTGTCTTAATGGCAGTCAGTGTCCTCTGTCCCACGACACTGACCTCATCATCCTCCAAGATGAGAAAGGCAAGCAGgacaagaagagaaagagaaagagaaaccgAGAGAAGAGATCTGCGGGAGAGGTAGCGGAGGACTCCTCCATCTTTGACAACGCCCCCGAAAACAAAATACCACACATGGAAGTGGATCCAGAAGAAACAGGAGACGGACAGAAAGAGACGACCGCTGAGCCGTGTGAGGAGGGGAAACAGAATGAAggggaaaacatgaaaacagaaagcGAGGGGAACGGAGTGTGTGAGCACAACACAGACTCCACAAACTCTGCAACGACCGCCGTAATAAATGAcgacacaaaaacagacaacgGTGTAGAAAACACAGCAGGAAAGATGATGATAGAAAAGTGTAGCGATCCCACCACTAAGACTGAGAGTGAGAAGAAGGCCGACTCAGGGACGCACCGGGCCGGTTTTGACGCTTTCATGACAGCATACATCTTCGCCTACTCGTGCAGCAACTTCAAGAAGGACGGAGCGGATGATAGTgcagaggagaaggagcagaCGTGGCTCCCGACCGCTCTCAATAAGGTTTACCTCAGCGGCAAGGCGGCTCCTCTCAACGTGGTTAAAAGCACCTTCTCCAAGTCATCCAAGGCCCACATGCAGAAGATGGAGATGGTGTGGGGGAAGGGAGTGTAG